GCATCACGCCAAGCGACGGTTAACTCACTGCCCAAATGCACCTTTTGAATTGTGTCATCGACTAACAGAGGCGGCTTTTCTAAGAGTAATATTTCTCTTTCATGGGAAGAACCATCAGCTACAAATAGGACTCCATATACCTGCGGTACGTGTAAGCGGTAGGGAATGAGTCTTAGATAAGCTCTTAAAGGCTGTAAATTTTCTAACTCAGGTGTTAGTGATAGTAAACCAGGCTTTGTATCTAAAAGAACAGATTTATCAATAACTAAATAGCGATCGGCTAATATTTCTCCAGGGCTACCCACACTCGGGCCATCTACCACAGCCCAGAGGTAATTTTTGGGTAGGGGCGTGGAACATCGCTGGCAAAACTTGTGAGTCAGGGGGTTGGCAGCCTGACAATTTTCATTTGGACAGTAGAGCGTTGCCGCGTCATTTTCCATAGTTTTCGCACCGATCAGCGATTGGCAATTTCTTTAATAGCATTAGTAGGGACAATCTAGACCGCTCATCTTTCTTAAACTTGACATACCCAGACTTTAGATGATGATTTTAGCTGGCGGATATCAGCAGGTGCTAATACTTAACTTACGCAAAAAATACGCTCCTAAGTCAACCCTACAGCCTCATCATAGCTTCTATTGCTCTGTGACTCTTGATCACCAAAGCAACTAGCTTCAACCCTGTTAACAAAGCATAACCCAAGCATAACTGCGCTATTTGCTTTTGCTAAATTACCCTATCATCAAGAGGTAGATCGTGTTGGCATTTATTCAGTTTATAAGTAGGATAGCAATAATTAACTTTAATTAAGAATTAAGATCCCTATATACTTTTGCCAAAAGTAGCAGATGAATGAAGAAAAGCTTTCTAAATATCTTTCTTGGTAGAAGAGATAATTCCAAATTCCCCCCTTCCCAACGCGGGAAGGGGGTTAGGTTTTTCGTAGCCTTTTCTAGATGACTACTCGCTACCAACTCTTTAGGTTATGGTTTGTCGTCAATTGCGACTTGAGGGACTCCCATGCTGTAGTTAGTAACGCGAGCAGAAAGATTGTAGCTGAGTTCGCCGAGTTGGAGGAGCGATCGCAGATAATGCTCTAAATCTGACCCCACACGGCGCAAATTATAGTCCGTGAGGTCTGCGCCACTGGATGCTTCTACTAGTTCATCAAATTTTCGATAAACTTTTTGCAGCGCATCTTCATTCCAGTTAAATTCATTATCTGGGTCAATATCTAAGGTTAAGACCTGTTGACTAGGAATCAGTTCGCCATCCCGGTCAATTTCGCCTGCAAAAATGCGGACGTGCCGGGTTGTGGACTTGAGCAGCATCGGGTTATCCATAAAAGGGTGTAAGATTTGGGTGAATTACACTGAAATTATTGTAGACGCTATATTCGAGCTTGAATGCTCTCAATTTACAAGCTTTGAACGCAGTTTCAAAAGGGTATATTGAATGGGCATCAGTAAAAATATCACCTGTACTGATTAACTTCGTACTTATGTTAGGAGTTGAAGATGCAATTAATTGCGAGTACTGACAGTACTCAAACTATTTTTCTGTAAAAATCGCTGAGGAGAGTGTTTTGATTTGGGGTAGACAAACAATTTAAAGCGGTGTGCTAATGTTACCCTCTGCGATAATTTCTCTACTCCTCAAGCTCAAAAGCCAGTAGAGTCAAGCACTTGCCAAGAATAATTCGATCTGTGTACATTTTTTATAGAAAACAAAAGTTTTTAGATTAATAATTATGCCGATCAATTTATTCGGAATTTTCTATTGCAAAAAACGTACATCTAGTAATTCTACTGAATAGTGCTACATCGACCTCTGGCTTTAATAAGTGGAAAAAACTTAAGCGATTTTACTTACGTATAAACACCAAAATTAGAGTAACAAGTCAAACTGTTGTTGACGT
This Nostoc sp. KVJ3 DNA region includes the following protein-coding sequences:
- a CDS encoding NAD(P)H-quinone oxidoreductase subunit M, which gives rise to MDNPMLLKSTTRHVRIFAGEIDRDGELIPSQQVLTLDIDPDNEFNWNEDALQKVYRKFDELVEASSGADLTDYNLRRVGSDLEHYLRSLLQLGELSYNLSARVTNYSMGVPQVAIDDKP